From one Gossypium hirsutum isolate 1008001.06 chromosome D08, Gossypium_hirsutum_v2.1, whole genome shotgun sequence genomic stretch:
- the LOC107928284 gene encoding transcription factor JUNGBRUNNEN 1: MSMVHGTTSTVDEDVPLPGFRFHPTDEELVGFYLRRKVDNKPLTIELIKEIDIYKYDPSDLPKTGMVGENELYFFCRRGRKYRNSVRPNRVTESGFWKATGIDKPVFSVEGGEAIGLKKTLVYYRGSGGKGTKTDWMMHEFRLPNPTMTAQDAEVWTICRCFKRHRKIKQDWRQGAAKPASTGNGNGVQGYESGSVGSSSHENYITLGSQNVENYDDDDGEMVMDHMMNDGSCRREWYHGEMQCMASSSSSSFSTENDFFTNANWDELKSIVDLDLDPFHFAKNHF; encoded by the exons ATGAGCATGGTCCATGGCACCACCTCTACTGTGGACGAAGATGTTCCACTTCCAGGTTTCCGATTCCACCCGACAGATGAAGAGCTCGTCGGGTTTTACCTTCGACGAAAAGTCGACAACAAACCCCTCACAATCGAACTCATCAAAGAGATCGATATCTACAAATACGATCCTTCCGATCTCCCGA AAACTGGCATGGTGGGAGAGAATGAATTGTATTTCTTTTGTAGACGAGGAAGGAAGTACCGGAACAGCGTAAGACCGAACCGGGTGACAGAGTCGGGGTTCTGGAAAGCAACGGGCATCGACAAGCCTGTTTTTTCGGTTGAAGGTGGTGAAGCCATCGGGCTTAAGAAAACGTTAGTGTACTACCGTGGAAGTGGGGGCAAAGGAACTAAAACCGATTGGATGATGCATGAATTTCGCCTCCCCAATCCCACAATGACGGCACAAGATGCT GAAGTATGGACGATATGTCGATGTTTCAAGCGGCATAGAAAAATCAAACAAGATTGGAGACAAGGTGCTGCTAAACCAGCTTCAACTGGCAATGGCAATGGTGTACAAGGCTATGAAAGTGGCAGTGTGGGATCCAGCAGCCATGAAAATTACATTACATTGGGGTCTCAGAATGTTGAAaactatgatgatgatgatggtgagaTGGTTATGGATCATATGATGAATGATGGGAGTTGCAGAAGGGAATGGTATCATGGAGAGATGCAATGTATggcatcatcatcatcttcaagcttttcAACAGAAAATGATTTCTTCACAAATGCCAATTGGGATGAGCTTAAATCAATTGTAGACTTGGATCTTGATCCCTTTCATTTCGcgaaaaatcatttttaa
- the LOC107928283 gene encoding transcription factor JUNGBRUNNEN 1-like (The RefSeq protein has 1 substitution compared to this genomic sequence) — protein sequence MNMVHGTTTTVDEDVPLPGFRFHPTDEELIGFYLRRKVDNKSLRIELIKQIDIYKYDPSDLPKTSMMGENELYFFCRRGRKYRNSVRPNRVTGSGFWKATGIDKPVFSVGSSEAIGLKKTLVYYRGSAGKGTKTDWMMHEFRLPNPTLTAQDAEVWTICRIFKRHKKNKQEWRQGAAKRASTSNGNGVHGYERCSVESSSHENYITFGSQSIENYDDNDDDDGVDGEMVMDHMKNDGSCRREWYHEEMQCMVSSSSPSSSFSTENDFFTNANWDELKSVVELDLDPFLL from the exons ATGAACATGGTCCATGGCACCACCACTACTGTGGACGAAGATGTTCCACTTCCCGGTTTCCGATTCCACCCGACCGACGAAGAGCTCATCGGGTTTTACCTTCGACGAAAAGTCGACAACAAATCCTTAAGAATCGAACTCATCAAACAGATCGATATCTATAAATACGACCCCTCTGATCTCCCAA AAACCAGCATGATGGGAGAGAACGAATTGTATTTCTTTTGTAGACGAGGAAGGAAATATCGAAACAGCGTAAGACCGAATCGGGTGACGGGATCGGGGTTTTGGAAAGCGACAGGTATCGATAAGCCTGTTTTTTCGGTCGGAAGCAGTGAAGCCATCGGGCTAAAGAAAACGTTGGTGTATTACCGTGGAAGTGCAGGCAAAGGAACTAAAACCGATTGGATGATGCATGAATTTCGCCTTCCCAATCCCACATTGACTGCACAAGATGCT GAAGTATGGACAATATGTCGAATTTTCAAGCGGCATAAAAAGAACAAACAAGAATGGAGACAAGGTGCTGCTAAACGAGCTTCAACTAGCAATGGCAATGGCGTACATGGCTATGAACGTTGCAGTGTAGAATCCAGCAGCCATGAAAATTACATTACATTTGGCTCTCAAAGCATTGAAAACtatgatgataatgatgatgatgatggtggtgATGGTGAGATGGTTATGGATCATATGAAGAATGATGGGAGTTGCAGAAGGGAATGGTATCATGAAGAGATGCAATGTATggtatcatcatcatcaccatcttCAAGCTTTTCTACTGAAAATGATTTCTTCACAAATGCTAATTGGGATGAGCTTAAATCAGTTGTAGAATTGGATCTTGATCCCTTTCTTttgtga